In a genomic window of Chrysemys picta bellii isolate R12L10 chromosome 1, ASM1138683v2, whole genome shotgun sequence:
- the LOC112059297 gene encoding zinc finger protein 239-like isoform X4 — translation MSGIIFSSPGDHSGEEEIPQQEDSASMELQRVFSERSGGDISQGPDLGKAHVSQHNSAMPQREDPSERKPTESTHGERDLQEQREDVIPRRTPRSERPTICSECGKGFSRSIHLIQHQRMHTGERPFKCTECGKGFSQSSHLIQHRRIHTGQKPYTCHECGKSFSQSSNLIKHQRIHTGHKPYVCTECGKIFSDSSTCIKHQRMHTGEKPYKCPECGKNFSQRSHLIQHQRIHNGVKPYTCMECGKSFGQSSDLINHSRTHTGEKPYKCTECGKCFSGNSNLIKHQRIHTGENPYHCAQCGKCFRFQPQLVRHQKHHAQ, via the coding sequence ATGTCTGGAATAATCTTCTCTTCGCCAGGCGATCACAGTGGAGAGGAGGAGATTCCTCAGCAGGAAGATTCTGCAAGCATGGAACTGCAGCGGGTGTTTTCAGAGAGATCCGGAGGAGACATATCCCAGGGTCCTGACCTGGGGAAAGCCCATGTGAGTCAGCACAACTCAGCAATGCCACAGAGAGAGGACCCTTCAGAGAGGAAACCAACTGAATCCACTCATGGCGAACGAGACCTCCAGGAGCAACGAGAGGACGTCATCCCCCGACGAACACCCCGATCAGAGAGACCAACCATATGTTCTGAATGTGGGAAGGGCTTCAGTCGAAGCATACACCTGATCCAGCATCAGAGAATGCACACGGGGGAGAGACCCTTCAAATGCACAGAGTGCGGGAAAGGCTTCAGCCAGAGCTCGCACCTTATTCAGCACCGGAGAATCCACACGGGCCAGAAGCCCTACACATGTCACgagtgtgggaagagcttcagccAGAGCTCCAACCTTATCAAAcaccagaggatccacacaggacaCAAGCCCTACGTATGCACTGAGTGTGGGAAGATCTTCAGTGATAGCTCCACATGTATAAAACACCAGAGAatgcacacaggagagaagccgtACAAATGTCCTGAGTGTGGCAAAAATTTTAGCCAGCGCTCACACCTCATCCAGCACCAGAGGATCCACAACGGCGTCAAGCCCTACACGTGCATGGAGTGTGGGAAGAGCTTTGGCCAGAGCTCCGATCTGATCAACCACAGCAGGACCCACACCGGGGAGAAACCCTACAAATGCACTGAGTGTGGGAAGTGCTTCAGTGGGAACTCCAATCTGATCAAACACCAgaggatccacacgggagagaatcCCTACCACTGTGCTCAGTGCGGGAAGTGCTTCCGCTTCCAGCCACAGCTTGTGCGGCACCAGAAACACCACGCACAGTAG
- the LOC112059297 gene encoding zinc finger protein 239-like isoform X2: MELNRDVMQENYQNLISLGFPIPKCDMASQMEKVKELSDSGHQAFKETEILKYSPTGDHSGEEEIPQQEDSASMELQRVFSERSGGDISQGPDLGKAHVSQHNSAMPQREDPSERKPTESTHGERDLQEQREDVIPRRTPRSERPTICSECGKGFSRSIHLIQHQRMHTGERPFKCTECGKGFSQSSHLIQHRRIHTGQKPYTCHECGKSFSQSSNLIKHQRIHTGHKPYVCTECGKIFSDSSTCIKHQRMHTGEKPYKCPECGKNFSQRSHLIQHQRIHNGVKPYTCMECGKSFGQSSDLINHSRTHTGEKPYKCTECGKCFSGNSNLIKHQRIHTGENPYHCAQCGKCFRFQPQLVRHQKHHAQ; encoded by the exons ATGGAACTCAAcagggatgtcatgcaggagaactaccaGAATCTCATCTCACTAG GTTTTCCAATTCCTAAATGTGACATGGCCTCCCAAATGGAAAAAGTCAAAGAACTATCTGACTCAGGTCACCAGGCTTTCAAGGAAACAGAGATCTTGAAATACAGCCCCACAG GCGATCACAGTGGAGAGGAGGAGATTCCTCAGCAGGAAGATTCTGCAAGCATGGAACTGCAGCGGGTGTTTTCAGAGAGATCCGGAGGAGACATATCCCAGGGTCCTGACCTGGGGAAAGCCCATGTGAGTCAGCACAACTCAGCAATGCCACAGAGAGAGGACCCTTCAGAGAGGAAACCAACTGAATCCACTCATGGCGAACGAGACCTCCAGGAGCAACGAGAGGACGTCATCCCCCGACGAACACCCCGATCAGAGAGACCAACCATATGTTCTGAATGTGGGAAGGGCTTCAGTCGAAGCATACACCTGATCCAGCATCAGAGAATGCACACGGGGGAGAGACCCTTCAAATGCACAGAGTGCGGGAAAGGCTTCAGCCAGAGCTCGCACCTTATTCAGCACCGGAGAATCCACACGGGCCAGAAGCCCTACACATGTCACgagtgtgggaagagcttcagccAGAGCTCCAACCTTATCAAAcaccagaggatccacacaggacaCAAGCCCTACGTATGCACTGAGTGTGGGAAGATCTTCAGTGATAGCTCCACATGTATAAAACACCAGAGAatgcacacaggagagaagccgtACAAATGTCCTGAGTGTGGCAAAAATTTTAGCCAGCGCTCACACCTCATCCAGCACCAGAGGATCCACAACGGCGTCAAGCCCTACACGTGCATGGAGTGTGGGAAGAGCTTTGGCCAGAGCTCCGATCTGATCAACCACAGCAGGACCCACACCGGGGAGAAACCCTACAAATGCACTGAGTGTGGGAAGTGCTTCAGTGGGAACTCCAATCTGATCAAACACCAgaggatccacacgggagagaatcCCTACCACTGTGCTCAGTGCGGGAAGTGCTTCCGCTTCCAGCCACAGCTTGTGCGGCACCAGAAACACCACGCACAGTAG
- the LOC112059297 gene encoding zinc finger protein 239-like isoform X3 yields the protein MASQMEKVKELSDSGHQAFKETEILKYSPTGDHSGEEEIPQQEDSASMELQRVFSERSGGDISQGPDLGKAHVSQHNSAMPQREDPSERKPTESTHGERDLQEQREDVIPRRTPRSERPTICSECGKGFSRSIHLIQHQRMHTGERPFKCTECGKGFSQSSHLIQHRRIHTGQKPYTCHECGKSFSQSSNLIKHQRIHTGHKPYVCTECGKIFSDSSTCIKHQRMHTGEKPYKCPECGKNFSQRSHLIQHQRIHNGVKPYTCMECGKSFGQSSDLINHSRTHTGEKPYKCTECGKCFSGNSNLIKHQRIHTGENPYHCAQCGKCFRFQPQLVRHQKHHAQ from the exons ATGGCCTCCCAAATGGAAAAAGTCAAAGAACTATCTGACTCAGGTCACCAGGCTTTCAAGGAAACAGAGATCTTGAAATACAGCCCCACAG GCGATCACAGTGGAGAGGAGGAGATTCCTCAGCAGGAAGATTCTGCAAGCATGGAACTGCAGCGGGTGTTTTCAGAGAGATCCGGAGGAGACATATCCCAGGGTCCTGACCTGGGGAAAGCCCATGTGAGTCAGCACAACTCAGCAATGCCACAGAGAGAGGACCCTTCAGAGAGGAAACCAACTGAATCCACTCATGGCGAACGAGACCTCCAGGAGCAACGAGAGGACGTCATCCCCCGACGAACACCCCGATCAGAGAGACCAACCATATGTTCTGAATGTGGGAAGGGCTTCAGTCGAAGCATACACCTGATCCAGCATCAGAGAATGCACACGGGGGAGAGACCCTTCAAATGCACAGAGTGCGGGAAAGGCTTCAGCCAGAGCTCGCACCTTATTCAGCACCGGAGAATCCACACGGGCCAGAAGCCCTACACATGTCACgagtgtgggaagagcttcagccAGAGCTCCAACCTTATCAAAcaccagaggatccacacaggacaCAAGCCCTACGTATGCACTGAGTGTGGGAAGATCTTCAGTGATAGCTCCACATGTATAAAACACCAGAGAatgcacacaggagagaagccgtACAAATGTCCTGAGTGTGGCAAAAATTTTAGCCAGCGCTCACACCTCATCCAGCACCAGAGGATCCACAACGGCGTCAAGCCCTACACGTGCATGGAGTGTGGGAAGAGCTTTGGCCAGAGCTCCGATCTGATCAACCACAGCAGGACCCACACCGGGGAGAAACCCTACAAATGCACTGAGTGTGGGAAGTGCTTCAGTGGGAACTCCAATCTGATCAAACACCAgaggatccacacgggagagaatcCCTACCACTGTGCTCAGTGCGGGAAGTGCTTCCGCTTCCAGCCACAGCTTGTGCGGCACCAGAAACACCACGCACAGTAG
- the LOC112059297 gene encoding zinc finger protein 436-like isoform X1, whose product MLFKKYYCRQGTIGILWCGCAVLAGLYGKGLMELNRDVMQENYQNLISLGFPIPKCDMASQMEKVKELSDSGHQAFKETEILKYSPTGDHSGEEEIPQQEDSASMELQRVFSERSGGDISQGPDLGKAHVSQHNSAMPQREDPSERKPTESTHGERDLQEQREDVIPRRTPRSERPTICSECGKGFSRSIHLIQHQRMHTGERPFKCTECGKGFSQSSHLIQHRRIHTGQKPYTCHECGKSFSQSSNLIKHQRIHTGHKPYVCTECGKIFSDSSTCIKHQRMHTGEKPYKCPECGKNFSQRSHLIQHQRIHNGVKPYTCMECGKSFGQSSDLINHSRTHTGEKPYKCTECGKCFSGNSNLIKHQRIHTGENPYHCAQCGKCFRFQPQLVRHQKHHAQ is encoded by the exons atgctttttaaaaaatactactgTAGACAGG GTACCATTGGCATTTTATGGTGTGGTTGTGCTGTCCTAGCAGGGCTTTATGGCAAAGGGCTGATGGAACTCAAcagggatgtcatgcaggagaactaccaGAATCTCATCTCACTAG GTTTTCCAATTCCTAAATGTGACATGGCCTCCCAAATGGAAAAAGTCAAAGAACTATCTGACTCAGGTCACCAGGCTTTCAAGGAAACAGAGATCTTGAAATACAGCCCCACAG GCGATCACAGTGGAGAGGAGGAGATTCCTCAGCAGGAAGATTCTGCAAGCATGGAACTGCAGCGGGTGTTTTCAGAGAGATCCGGAGGAGACATATCCCAGGGTCCTGACCTGGGGAAAGCCCATGTGAGTCAGCACAACTCAGCAATGCCACAGAGAGAGGACCCTTCAGAGAGGAAACCAACTGAATCCACTCATGGCGAACGAGACCTCCAGGAGCAACGAGAGGACGTCATCCCCCGACGAACACCCCGATCAGAGAGACCAACCATATGTTCTGAATGTGGGAAGGGCTTCAGTCGAAGCATACACCTGATCCAGCATCAGAGAATGCACACGGGGGAGAGACCCTTCAAATGCACAGAGTGCGGGAAAGGCTTCAGCCAGAGCTCGCACCTTATTCAGCACCGGAGAATCCACACGGGCCAGAAGCCCTACACATGTCACgagtgtgggaagagcttcagccAGAGCTCCAACCTTATCAAAcaccagaggatccacacaggacaCAAGCCCTACGTATGCACTGAGTGTGGGAAGATCTTCAGTGATAGCTCCACATGTATAAAACACCAGAGAatgcacacaggagagaagccgtACAAATGTCCTGAGTGTGGCAAAAATTTTAGCCAGCGCTCACACCTCATCCAGCACCAGAGGATCCACAACGGCGTCAAGCCCTACACGTGCATGGAGTGTGGGAAGAGCTTTGGCCAGAGCTCCGATCTGATCAACCACAGCAGGACCCACACCGGGGAGAAACCCTACAAATGCACTGAGTGTGGGAAGTGCTTCAGTGGGAACTCCAATCTGATCAAACACCAgaggatccacacgggagagaatcCCTACCACTGTGCTCAGTGCGGGAAGTGCTTCCGCTTCCAGCCACAGCTTGTGCGGCACCAGAAACACCACGCACAGTAG